Proteins from a single region of Candidatus Hinthialibacter antarcticus:
- a CDS encoding protoglobin domain-containing protein, translating into MKPQSATEKTQFSGKSTHFDYMQNYLNLTENEINVILEIAPLLRPHLNEIIDRFYDAIVSSGMAHQFFPDAETVNRLKTAQYHYFCEILEAKFDDVYISKRRSIGQTHERIGLQPRWYIGAYSLYCEIIFPILRAELKDDAKRIEAAELALMKVFHLDMQLAMETYIERYSRELVDARLKLEQKLWMEDRLLTSIMSEASDAIVGLDEHGRISTWSQGAQRMFGFRTLEIVDKSLRDLICDPKQFDQIRKEAAAHGACTLYATEWNTKSGKPITADASLTQLRNERGNVIGATLILRDTTEIRQLANKLKNMEQIHAMTKITAGVAHEIRTPLGVMALTADMIGDRVQQCLDAENTVTREPIQAELFDMLSDLQKEVDRMNEIVNHYLVLSRIQKPKRALTPLNRFLQDIYEEIQTRIRRDNIHYQFVPAVNAIDVEIDTDHFRRLLLNLFENSAYALSDGGTITIKAEQVDNQAVIEVQDTGKGISKEMIDKVFNAFETGRPGGTGLGLYLAREIAVAHGGEIQVKSELGRGTSIIIQLPIPNHENIQSAHE; encoded by the coding sequence ATGAAGCCACAGTCTGCAACCGAGAAAACTCAGTTTTCCGGCAAGTCGACGCACTTCGACTACATGCAGAATTATTTAAACCTCACAGAGAATGAGATTAACGTCATTCTCGAGATCGCTCCGCTATTACGCCCCCATTTGAACGAGATTATTGATCGCTTTTACGACGCCATTGTCTCATCCGGCATGGCCCATCAGTTTTTCCCCGACGCTGAAACCGTCAATCGCTTAAAGACGGCCCAGTATCATTATTTTTGTGAGATTCTTGAGGCGAAATTCGACGACGTCTATATCAGCAAACGCCGCAGCATTGGCCAAACTCATGAACGCATCGGCCTACAGCCGCGCTGGTACATTGGCGCGTATAGCCTATATTGCGAAATTATATTCCCCATCCTCCGCGCCGAACTCAAAGACGACGCAAAGCGCATTGAAGCGGCTGAACTGGCGCTGATGAAAGTGTTTCATCTCGATATGCAATTGGCGATGGAAACCTACATCGAACGCTATTCGCGCGAGTTGGTAGACGCCCGGCTCAAACTCGAACAAAAACTGTGGATGGAAGACCGCCTGCTGACGTCCATCATGTCAGAAGCATCAGACGCAATTGTCGGCCTCGACGAACATGGCCGCATCTCGACTTGGAGCCAGGGCGCACAACGCATGTTCGGGTTTCGGACGTTAGAAATCGTCGATAAGTCGCTACGGGACCTGATTTGCGATCCCAAACAATTTGACCAGATTCGCAAAGAGGCAGCCGCTCACGGGGCCTGCACGCTTTACGCCACCGAGTGGAACACAAAAAGCGGCAAACCGATTACCGCAGACGCCAGCCTGACGCAATTGAGAAACGAACGCGGCAACGTCATCGGCGCCACGCTCATTTTGCGCGACACCACCGAGATTCGCCAACTCGCGAACAAACTCAAAAATATGGAACAAATTCATGCCATGACGAAAATCACGGCGGGCGTCGCGCATGAGATCCGCACCCCGCTGGGCGTGATGGCGTTGACCGCTGACATGATCGGCGACCGCGTCCAGCAGTGTCTCGACGCGGAAAACACCGTCACTCGCGAACCGATTCAAGCCGAACTGTTCGACATGCTGAGCGACTTGCAAAAAGAAGTCGACCGCATGAACGAGATCGTCAACCACTACCTGGTTTTATCGCGCATCCAAAAACCCAAGCGCGCCCTCACCCCGTTAAACCGTTTTTTACAAGATATTTATGAAGAAATCCAAACACGAATCCGCCGGGACAACATCCATTATCAATTCGTCCCAGCCGTCAACGCAATTGACGTTGAAATCGACACCGACCATTTCCGCCGTCTGCTATTAAATTTGTTTGAGAACTCCGCCTATGCATTAAGCGACGGCGGAACCATTACGATAAAAGCCGAACAAGTTGACAACCAAGCGGTCATTGAAGTACAAGACACGGGCAAAGGCATTTCCAAAGAGATGATTGATAAAGTCTTTAACGCCTTCGAAACCGGCCGCCCCGGCGGTACCGGACTGGGGCTATATCTGGCCCGCGAAATCGCTGTCGCTCATGGCGGCGAGATTCAAGTAAAAAGCGAACTTGGACGAGGCACGTCCATTATCATACAGTTACCGATTCCAAACCACGAAAACATCCAAAGCGCCCATGAATAA
- the mgtE gene encoding magnesium transporter, producing the protein MPEAAAESWKKLLQLIETKNPDGLKLFLDSIEASESTWAISHLSEDNQKELLSLVAPDYAAWIIELLDNQQAAELLEEMAPDQAAAIVEEMKSDDQADILCAIDSEESNAILDKLSNQNATDIRALMQYLPDSAGGLMNTEVLSFTDDKTIGNVYDEISQKGEVFSDFDIQYIYVVTKYEMLVGVLRLRDLLFRPRDTMIVDAMIPYPIHVQVDDNLKTLAGLFSDYDFLGVPVTDNRNRLVGILHRNSVHKASEQKEGQSFLRVMGIVGGEELRSMPVRTRSSRRLSWLSINIVLNLIAASVIAMYEETLTQVIALAFFLPIISDMSGCSGNQAVAVSMRELNKGILKPKEVFYTLMKEFPIGIMNGTVLGILIGCIAALWQWNLALGAVVGLALAANTVVSVCLGGSIPLILRALKLDPALVSSPVLTTVTDMCGFFFVLSFAAAAMDYII; encoded by the coding sequence ATGCCTGAAGCCGCCGCAGAATCATGGAAAAAATTGCTGCAATTGATTGAAACCAAAAATCCAGACGGTCTGAAACTGTTTCTCGATTCAATTGAGGCCTCCGAATCGACTTGGGCCATTTCACATTTAAGCGAAGACAACCAGAAAGAACTGTTGTCGCTTGTGGCTCCAGACTACGCCGCCTGGATTATTGAATTGTTGGACAACCAGCAAGCCGCTGAGTTATTAGAAGAAATGGCCCCCGATCAAGCCGCCGCCATCGTTGAAGAAATGAAGAGCGATGACCAGGCGGACATCTTGTGCGCAATAGACAGCGAAGAATCCAACGCCATTTTAGACAAACTATCCAATCAAAATGCGACGGACATTCGCGCCTTGATGCAATACCTTCCTGATTCAGCGGGCGGCTTGATGAATACCGAAGTGCTTTCGTTCACCGACGATAAAACCATTGGAAACGTATACGATGAAATCTCTCAAAAGGGAGAAGTGTTTTCTGATTTCGATATTCAATATATTTATGTCGTCACCAAGTATGAAATGTTAGTGGGCGTTTTGCGCTTGCGCGATTTGTTGTTTCGCCCGCGCGACACCATGATTGTGGACGCCATGATCCCCTATCCAATCCATGTACAAGTTGATGACAACCTGAAAACGCTGGCGGGCTTGTTCAGCGATTATGATTTTCTGGGCGTTCCGGTCACTGACAATCGCAATCGGCTGGTTGGCATCTTACACCGCAATTCCGTCCACAAAGCCTCAGAACAAAAAGAAGGCCAATCGTTTTTACGCGTCATGGGCATCGTCGGCGGCGAAGAGCTGCGCTCTATGCCGGTTCGTACGCGCTCATCACGCCGCTTGTCATGGCTGAGCATCAATATTGTATTAAATTTAATCGCTGCGAGCGTGATCGCGATGTATGAAGAAACACTGACGCAAGTCATCGCTTTGGCTTTCTTTCTCCCCATCATATCTGACATGAGCGGGTGTTCGGGCAACCAGGCGGTTGCGGTCAGCATGCGCGAACTCAACAAAGGCATTTTGAAGCCCAAAGAAGTTTTCTATACGCTGATGAAAGAGTTTCCTATCGGGATTATGAATGGAACCGTCTTAGGCATTCTCATCGGCTGCATTGCCGCGCTTTGGCAATGGAACCTTGCTCTTGGCGCCGTGGTTGGGTTGGCGTTGGCGGCGAATACGGTGGTATCAGTTTGTTTAGGAGGTTCGATTCCATTGATTTTGCGCGCATTAAAACTAGACCCGGCGCTGGTATCGTCTCCGGTGTTAACGACGGTGACTGACATGTGCGGCTTTTTCTTTGTGCTCAGTTTCGCCGCCGCCGCGATGGATTATATTATTTAG
- a CDS encoding folylpolyglutamate synthase/dihydrofolate synthase family protein has translation MKNLHDALNYLYSFVSYERKANWNYSDKTLNLDRFRKLLKDIGNPQDGLRIIHVAGSDGKGSTCAFLSALLQAKGCQVGLYTSPHLHHIRERIQINGKCISAPAFVRWTQSLKETVERRRHPSRGYATFFELLTAMAFLYFRERGVDYAVIETGLGGRLDATNVADPLVSVITHISMEHAHLLGDTLEEIADEKLGIIRPNAPVVVGSQDPALLPHFKQRLREHKAQTVFTDQDYAIGPQQVGPRGRKVVVNNTRSHQQWTLRIPLVGRYQGRNALTALAALQALEQSGAVPAFTQRELRRGFASVQWPGRFEVIRRARQAPIVLDVAHTVKGAAALRESLDESFPKQRRVFVCGFLQDKNAAGMVKELCRPDDVLVLTQAPTPRGMSIEQIETLLQQNGVQPPRQIERRTSPRSALRRAVELARPRDVIVIAGSLYLIGALRNRCIKF, from the coding sequence GTGAAGAACCTGCACGACGCGCTCAATTATTTGTATTCGTTTGTTTCGTACGAACGCAAAGCGAACTGGAACTACTCCGATAAAACCCTCAACCTGGACCGCTTTCGAAAACTGCTGAAAGACATTGGCAACCCGCAAGACGGCCTGCGCATCATTCACGTGGCGGGCAGCGATGGCAAAGGCTCGACCTGCGCATTTTTGTCGGCGCTGCTGCAAGCGAAGGGCTGCCAAGTCGGCTTGTATACCTCGCCGCATCTGCACCACATCCGCGAGCGCATCCAAATTAATGGCAAGTGCATCTCCGCCCCTGCGTTCGTCCGCTGGACGCAATCGCTCAAAGAAACCGTTGAGCGCCGCCGTCACCCCAGCCGTGGATACGCCACCTTTTTTGAATTGCTCACCGCGATGGCGTTTTTGTATTTTCGCGAGCGCGGGGTTGATTACGCCGTCATCGAAACCGGACTCGGCGGGCGCCTCGACGCGACCAACGTCGCGGACCCGCTGGTTTCTGTGATTACCCATATCTCGATGGAACACGCGCACCTGCTGGGCGATACGTTAGAAGAAATCGCCGATGAAAAATTGGGCATTATCCGCCCCAATGCGCCTGTCGTGGTCGGTTCGCAAGACCCCGCGCTATTGCCGCATTTCAAACAACGCTTACGCGAACACAAAGCGCAAACGGTTTTCACCGACCAGGATTACGCAATCGGCCCGCAACAAGTCGGCCCGCGTGGACGCAAGGTCGTAGTGAATAACACGCGCTCTCACCAACAGTGGACGTTGCGCATCCCGCTGGTGGGGCGCTATCAAGGACGCAACGCGCTAACGGCGCTGGCGGCGCTGCAGGCGCTTGAACAATCCGGCGCGGTCCCCGCATTCACGCAACGCGAGCTGCGACGCGGCTTTGCGTCTGTGCAGTGGCCGGGGCGCTTCGAGGTCATTCGCCGCGCGCGCCAGGCGCCGATTGTGTTAGACGTGGCCCACACCGTCAAAGGCGCAGCCGCCTTACGCGAGTCGCTCGACGAGTCGTTTCCGAAACAGCGCCGCGTCTTTGTGTGCGGGTTCTTACAAGATAAAAACGCGGCGGGCATGGTGAAAGAATTATGCAGGCCGGACGATGTCCTCGTACTCACCCAGGCGCCCACGCCGCGCGGCATGAGCATCGAGCAAATTGAAACGTTGCTGCAACAAAACGGCGTACAGCCTCCACGGCAAATCGAGCGGCGCACATCGCCGCGCAGCGCCTTACGCCGCGCCGTCGAACTCGCCCGGCCCCGCGACGTCATCGTCATCGCCGGTTCGCTCTACCTCATCGGCGCGTTGAGAAATCGCTGTATCAAGTTCTAA
- a CDS encoding sigma-54 dependent transcriptional regulator, with the protein MNNSEEQDATIQDAPQKRKARILVVDDDETMAKTLTRALRSQGHDCESALTPEQGLSMVHENRYDLVLTDLVMPGIDGISLVRSIKSYDPNIPIILMTGFASVDNAVEAMKAGAFHYLTKPVRLHELQIFVEKALASHEMVLEVQELKDKLKGLEPQNIIVGKSQAMRNVITQIEQIAPSTATVLITGETGTGKEMIANAIHALSNRADKPMVKVNCGALPETLLESELFGHNKGSFTGAYKDQVGRFEMADGGTIFLDEIGEMSPSAQVKLLRVLQESIFERVGSGKSIQIDVRVIAATNRELMDEVKNTKFREDLYYRINVFNLKLPPLRERIGDIPRLAQHFIEKYARKNSKDVIGLGVNAHKALGAYSWPGNVRELENVIEHGVILAKGDRVLIDDLPELIRNASAPEEESTTSAGRITIPLGYSVVQSEGVVIRKTIEMTKGDKEAAAVILGYSTRTLYRKMKEHQIPLDSGADD; encoded by the coding sequence ATGAATAATTCAGAAGAACAAGACGCAACAATCCAGGACGCCCCCCAAAAGCGTAAAGCCCGCATACTCGTCGTTGATGATGATGAAACCATGGCGAAAACACTAACTCGCGCCTTGCGAAGCCAGGGGCATGACTGTGAATCCGCCCTGACCCCGGAGCAGGGCTTGAGCATGGTGCATGAAAACCGCTACGACCTGGTGTTGACTGACTTGGTCATGCCGGGCATCGACGGCATCAGCCTGGTGCGCAGCATCAAATCCTACGATCCTAATATTCCCATTATCTTGATGACGGGGTTTGCGTCCGTCGACAACGCCGTCGAAGCCATGAAAGCAGGCGCGTTTCATTACCTCACCAAGCCGGTGCGCCTGCATGAGTTACAAATCTTCGTCGAAAAGGCGCTGGCTTCACACGAAATGGTATTGGAAGTTCAAGAACTGAAAGACAAACTCAAAGGCTTGGAACCACAAAATATCATCGTCGGCAAAAGCCAGGCGATGCGAAACGTGATTACCCAAATCGAACAGATCGCCCCCAGTACCGCGACCGTGTTAATCACCGGCGAAACCGGGACCGGCAAAGAGATGATCGCGAATGCGATCCATGCGTTAAGCAACCGCGCTGACAAACCTATGGTCAAAGTCAATTGCGGCGCCCTGCCCGAGACCCTACTCGAATCGGAACTCTTTGGACACAACAAAGGTTCATTCACCGGGGCGTATAAAGACCAGGTTGGGCGCTTTGAAATGGCGGACGGCGGCACCATCTTTCTTGATGAAATTGGCGAGATGAGTCCATCGGCGCAAGTCAAACTCTTGCGCGTTTTACAAGAGAGCATCTTTGAACGGGTCGGCAGCGGCAAGTCCATCCAGATTGATGTGCGCGTCATCGCCGCCACCAACCGCGAACTTATGGATGAAGTGAAAAACACCAAATTTCGTGAAGACCTCTATTACCGCATCAACGTGTTTAATTTGAAACTGCCGCCGCTGCGCGAACGCATAGGCGATATCCCCCGCCTGGCCCAACACTTCATCGAAAAATACGCCCGGAAAAACAGCAAGGACGTCATCGGCCTGGGCGTCAATGCACACAAAGCGTTGGGGGCCTATTCATGGCCGGGCAATGTACGCGAGTTGGAAAACGTCATCGAACACGGCGTGATTCTCGCCAAAGGCGACCGCGTTTTGATCGACGACCTGCCGGAACTGATTCGCAACGCCAGTGCGCCCGAAGAAGAATCCACAACCTCTGCGGGACGCATCACCATTCCGCTGGGGTACTCGGTGGTGCAGTCAGAAGGCGTGGTGATTCGTAAAACCATCGAGATGACCAAGGGCGACAAAGAAGCCGCCGCCGTCATACTGGGTTACAGTACGCGCACCCTCTACCGCAAGATGAAAGAACATCAGATTCCGCTTGACTCCGGGGCGGACGACTAA
- a CDS encoding MATE family efflux transporter has product MLNPFHDRSPGGFREFFAIAYPLVISKLSLTLMNFTDRLFLSWSSSEELAAALPAGILTFTMMSFFIGVSEFSNTLVAQNHGAGREREATQAMWQGVIFAIAASLVCYAITPVGLWLLDHSNHGAVLIELEKTYFIYFWTGAIFIITNFALSSFYSGRGETRVVMYVNIIGNLLNIVLDYALIFGVWGFPQWGIKGAAIATVIANIVITILFLSLILSPKNRRERASASTFRLHIPMLKSMLRFGAPAGMHYLLEIGAFTVFIFLLGQLGQTELAASNIVLALNMVAFIPMHGCGVAAGTLVGRYIGKNDLKHAEKSGYTAWYSAEAYMIVCGLIYIIFPHTLISWFLMDVNGSPLPDDVIVQMGTKILYFVAFYQIADAMLLTFSGALRGAGDTMFSMWVQVICAWLFFVPGTYAAVVWWNWGVYGAWGWATAFITLTGVIYFIRFKSGVWKHIKVISH; this is encoded by the coding sequence ATGTTGAATCCATTCCATGACCGTTCTCCCGGTGGGTTTCGGGAATTTTTTGCCATTGCTTACCCGCTCGTCATCAGTAAATTATCGCTGACGTTGATGAACTTCACTGACCGTTTATTTTTGTCCTGGTCAAGTTCAGAAGAACTGGCCGCTGCGCTGCCAGCAGGCATCCTCACCTTCACGATGATGTCATTCTTCATTGGCGTAAGCGAATTCAGCAATACGCTCGTCGCCCAAAACCACGGCGCGGGCCGGGAACGCGAAGCCACTCAGGCGATGTGGCAGGGCGTCATTTTCGCCATTGCCGCGTCCTTGGTCTGTTACGCAATCACGCCGGTCGGACTGTGGCTGCTCGATCACTCGAACCACGGCGCCGTGTTGATTGAGTTAGAAAAAACCTACTTCATCTATTTTTGGACCGGCGCGATTTTCATCATCACCAACTTCGCCTTGAGCAGTTTTTATTCAGGCCGGGGCGAAACCCGCGTCGTCATGTACGTCAACATCATTGGCAACCTTCTCAACATTGTGTTAGATTATGCGCTCATTTTCGGCGTATGGGGGTTCCCGCAATGGGGCATTAAAGGCGCAGCGATTGCAACGGTCATTGCGAATATTGTCATTACAATTTTATTTCTCAGCCTCATCCTATCGCCCAAAAACCGCCGCGAGCGGGCCAGCGCCTCGACGTTTCGTCTCCACATCCCCATGTTGAAAAGCATGTTGCGCTTCGGCGCGCCAGCGGGAATGCACTACCTGTTAGAGATCGGCGCCTTCACGGTATTTATTTTCCTCTTAGGCCAATTAGGGCAGACAGAACTCGCGGCGAGCAACATTGTCCTCGCATTAAACATGGTCGCATTCATCCCCATGCACGGCTGCGGCGTAGCGGCGGGCACTCTCGTCGGTCGCTACATTGGAAAGAATGACCTCAAACACGCGGAGAAAAGTGGATACACCGCGTGGTACTCCGCCGAAGCCTATATGATCGTCTGCGGGCTTATCTATATTATTTTCCCGCACACGTTGATTAGCTGGTTCTTAATGGACGTCAACGGGTCGCCGCTTCCTGACGACGTCATCGTTCAAATGGGAACAAAAATTCTATACTTCGTCGCGTTTTATCAAATTGCCGACGCCATGTTGTTGACCTTCTCCGGCGCGTTGCGCGGCGCAGGCGACACCATGTTTTCGATGTGGGTGCAAGTGATTTGCGCCTGGTTGTTTTTTGTTCCGGGCACATACGCCGCCGTCGTCTGGTGGAACTGGGGCGTGTACGGCGCCTGGGGGTGGGCAACCGCCTTCATCACGCTGACAGGCGTGATCTATTTCATCCGTTTTAAAAGCGGTGTGTGGAAACACATCAAAGTCATTTCTCATTAA
- a CDS encoding arylsulfatase gives MKSISRRTALKQMAAAASVGALGAAAPLNAQCNAERPNVVFIMGDDIGFSDLGCYGAEIQTPNLDRLANRGVRFTQFYNMAKCNPTRSSLFTGLYLPRKNANNAQPFPQQLRNAGYYTAMCGKEHFDDWVPERCYADQCFDDRFIYAVGNEYFIPPSGKLAKPFRLNGKELATGEISVNKKPFYKTDVVTDYALRFLDRSKEQDKPFFLYLPYNAAHYPLQAREEDIAKYRGKYKKGWDAIRQQRFEKQKQLGVIPANATLSPPEDNINKYRGPFRRDIYKYRPWDTLPQREQDELDLEMAVFAAMVDCLDQNIGRVAQKLDEMGALENTLILFMSDNGSCPYDSNKNFSIPPGGADSYRTLSAAWANVGDTPYRFYKQYGHEGGSHTHCIAHWPATIQPGFCHEPAHLVDIYPTMLELSGAAYPTEAEGSPTPTLDGSSLLPLFKHQSRETPEIIISGFTDKFRMVRVGDWKMVKVNKGDWELYDLSTDPTELNDLAKQHPKRLQRMVKQYNDWLKS, from the coding sequence ATGAAATCCATATCGCGTAGAACCGCTCTCAAGCAAATGGCCGCCGCAGCCTCAGTCGGCGCGTTGGGCGCAGCGGCGCCTTTGAACGCGCAGTGTAATGCCGAGCGTCCCAATGTGGTGTTCATCATGGGCGATGATATCGGTTTCTCAGACCTCGGCTGTTATGGGGCTGAAATTCAAACGCCCAACCTCGACCGGCTCGCCAATCGCGGCGTACGTTTCACTCAGTTTTATAACATGGCCAAATGCAACCCAACCCGCTCGTCATTATTCACCGGGTTATACCTGCCGCGCAAGAATGCAAACAATGCTCAACCATTTCCTCAGCAATTAAGAAATGCTGGCTATTACACTGCAATGTGCGGCAAAGAACATTTCGACGATTGGGTTCCTGAGCGCTGCTATGCCGATCAATGTTTTGACGATCGCTTTATTTATGCCGTTGGTAATGAATATTTTATTCCACCCAGTGGAAAATTAGCCAAGCCGTTTCGCTTGAATGGAAAAGAACTGGCGACGGGCGAGATTTCTGTAAACAAAAAACCCTTCTACAAAACCGATGTGGTGACTGATTATGCGCTGCGCTTTTTAGATCGTTCGAAAGAACAAGACAAGCCCTTCTTTTTGTATCTTCCCTATAATGCAGCCCACTACCCGCTTCAGGCGCGTGAGGAAGACATCGCAAAATATCGGGGCAAGTACAAAAAAGGCTGGGACGCCATCCGCCAACAGCGCTTTGAGAAGCAGAAACAGTTAGGCGTGATTCCAGCCAACGCAACCTTGAGTCCGCCTGAAGACAACATTAACAAATATCGGGGCCCGTTTCGGAGAGACATCTATAAATACCGTCCGTGGGATACGCTTCCACAGCGTGAACAAGATGAACTCGATTTAGAGATGGCCGTCTTCGCCGCAATGGTAGATTGTCTCGACCAGAACATTGGCCGGGTGGCGCAGAAATTAGATGAGATGGGCGCGCTGGAGAACACGCTCATTCTGTTTATGTCAGACAATGGTTCCTGCCCGTACGATAGCAACAAAAATTTCTCCATCCCGCCGGGTGGGGCTGATTCTTACCGCACGCTTAGCGCTGCGTGGGCGAATGTGGGCGACACGCCCTATCGCTTCTACAAACAGTACGGACACGAAGGCGGATCGCACACGCATTGCATCGCCCATTGGCCCGCGACCATACAACCGGGCTTTTGCCATGAACCCGCGCACCTCGTCGACATTTACCCGACGATGTTAGAACTCAGCGGCGCTGCGTATCCAACAGAAGCCGAAGGGAGCCCCACTCCAACCTTAGACGGCAGTTCGTTATTGCCTCTATTCAAACATCAAAGTCGCGAGACGCCTGAAATCATCATTTCGGGATTCACCGATAAATTCCGAATGGTGCGCGTTGGAGATTGGAAGATGGTCAAAGTTAACAAAGGCGACTGGGAACTCTATGACTTGAGCACTGATCCCACCGAGTTGAATGATTTGGCCAAGCAGCATCCAAAGCGTTTGCAGCGAATGGTGAAACAATATAACGATTGGCTGAAGAGTTAA
- a CDS encoding chloride channel protein gives MTFSEDSFWHKRFPTYFSAFRAGQSIFLGAAVGVIAGLGAILFNFLVFGSLDIFFVKILGWGVEKVSEDASVLIPAEGLRYWLMPLMVAFGGLMSGLLVFTFAPEAEGHGTDAFIRAFHRKRGIIRGRVPIIKTIASAITIGTGGSAGREGPIAQIGAGFGSWLGQMMGLEPKQLRSLIIAGTAGGIGAVFCAPLGGAMFAIEVLYRKQDMETESLIPAVVSSLVAFSIFTTLTGQTQVFHTMEFTFKAWELLPYAMLGLICSLIGILYVNVFYGARDYFFKKIPLPLHVLPMIGGLMTGALALYEPAILSGGYGWIERAMSGDLAIRFMFSLVFLKMIATAFTISSGGSGGVFGPSLFIGAMLGASFGFSFDQVFPGWISDPRSFALVGMVAFFSGIAKVPVASLLMVSEMAQTYELLVPMMLVSSLTYILTDKWSLYEEQVPGKAESPAHIGEYRTDVLEGLRVHEIDLRQNWLQFPHHMTLRQMLPQILQTSQNLFPVTFRDGQIKAVLSLEDVRAVMLEEQIYDLVVADDIAEFEFASVSPDDDLHFVMSRLTELNEDEISVYDKQNDRYVGIISRRDILNLYNRRLHDFREDE, from the coding sequence ATGACTTTTAGCGAAGATAGTTTTTGGCATAAACGGTTTCCTACTTATTTTTCCGCCTTTCGGGCGGGACAATCCATATTTCTAGGCGCTGCGGTTGGCGTGATTGCCGGGCTGGGCGCCATCCTGTTTAATTTTTTAGTCTTTGGCAGTCTGGATATTTTCTTCGTCAAGATTTTAGGTTGGGGCGTTGAAAAAGTTTCCGAAGACGCATCCGTTTTAATTCCCGCTGAAGGCCTGCGCTATTGGCTCATGCCTCTCATGGTCGCGTTTGGCGGGCTTATGAGCGGGTTACTGGTATTTACCTTCGCGCCGGAAGCCGAAGGGCACGGCACCGATGCGTTCATTCGCGCATTTCACCGTAAACGCGGCATTATTCGCGGTCGCGTTCCCATTATCAAAACCATTGCGTCCGCTATCACGATTGGCACTGGCGGGTCTGCCGGGCGTGAAGGCCCCATCGCGCAAATTGGCGCGGGCTTCGGCTCTTGGCTCGGGCAAATGATGGGGCTGGAACCCAAACAGTTGCGCTCGCTTATCATCGCTGGGACCGCAGGCGGTATCGGCGCGGTATTTTGCGCTCCACTCGGCGGCGCTATGTTTGCCATCGAAGTTTTGTACCGCAAACAAGATATGGAAACCGAAAGCCTGATTCCCGCCGTCGTTTCCTCTTTAGTCGCTTTTTCAATCTTCACCACGCTGACCGGACAAACGCAAGTCTTTCATACCATGGAGTTCACCTTCAAGGCCTGGGAACTGCTGCCGTATGCGATGTTGGGGCTGATTTGTTCGCTGATCGGAATTTTATACGTCAACGTGTTTTACGGAGCGCGTGATTATTTCTTCAAAAAAATTCCGCTGCCGCTTCATGTCTTGCCGATGATCGGCGGCTTGATGACTGGTGCGTTGGCCCTGTATGAACCAGCGATTTTATCGGGCGGCTATGGTTGGATCGAGCGCGCCATGTCAGGCGACCTCGCCATTCGATTTATGTTTAGCCTGGTGTTTCTCAAGATGATCGCCACCGCGTTTACGATATCGTCGGGCGGCAGCGGCGGCGTTTTTGGCCCGTCGTTGTTTATTGGCGCCATGTTGGGCGCATCGTTTGGTTTTTCATTTGACCAGGTGTTCCCCGGATGGATTTCAGACCCGCGTTCGTTTGCGCTGGTGGGGATGGTCGCCTTCTTCTCCGGCATCGCAAAAGTTCCGGTTGCGAGTTTGTTGATGGTCTCAGAGATGGCGCAGACGTATGAACTGCTGGTGCCGATGATGTTGGTATCGTCGTTGACGTATATTCTGACCGACAAATGGTCATTGTATGAAGAACAAGTGCCCGGTAAGGCGGAGTCGCCCGCGCACATCGGCGAGTATCGCACCGACGTGTTGGAAGGCTTACGCGTCCATGAAATTGATCTGCGCCAAAATTGGCTGCAGTTTCCTCATCACATGACCTTGCGTCAGATGCTGCCGCAAATTTTACAAACCAGTCAGAATTTGTTTCCCGTGACGTTTCGCGACGGTCAGATTAAAGCGGTGTTGTCGCTCGAAGACGTGCGCGCGGTAATGCTCGAAGAACAGATTTACGACCTGGTCGTCGCTGACGATATCGCGGAGTTTGAGTTTGCTTCCGTATCGCCGGACGATGATTTACATTTTGTGATGAGCCGCTTGACGGAACTCAACGAAGATGAAATTTCGGTGTATGACAAACAAAATGACCGATATGTTGGAATCATCAGCCGCCGCGATATCCTAAATTTATATAACCGTCGGTTGCATGATTTTCGTGAGGATGAATAA